In the genome of Streptomyces pactum, one region contains:
- a CDS encoding 2-hydroxychromene-2-carboxylate isomerase, with protein MAGRRARAPKVPRFYFNFRSPYSWLAYRDLLDRYPDVARAVEWHPWWDPDESDERALREAGGSFSYVAMSRDKHLYLLQDVRRLARQRGLSVTWPVDEDPEWSVPHYAYFVALRAGKGPEYLERVHRARWLEGEDICDRKTVARLAEELGLPAERMATAADDPALREREGLPALLTQSRDGVFGVPFFILGYEKFWGLDRLPAFVDAVRARSGTPAGPAEPESGGPDFLTARAGEQGHAGGCG; from the coding sequence ATGGCCGGCCGACGGGCCAGGGCACCCAAGGTGCCACGTTTCTATTTCAACTTCCGCAGTCCCTACTCCTGGCTCGCCTACCGGGACCTGCTGGACCGCTATCCGGACGTCGCCCGGGCGGTGGAGTGGCACCCCTGGTGGGACCCCGACGAGAGCGACGAACGGGCGCTGCGGGAGGCCGGCGGCTCGTTCAGCTACGTCGCGATGTCCCGGGACAAGCACCTGTACCTCCTCCAGGACGTACGGCGGCTGGCCCGGCAGCGCGGACTGTCGGTCACCTGGCCGGTGGACGAGGACCCGGAGTGGTCGGTCCCGCACTACGCCTACTTCGTGGCGCTCCGGGCCGGCAAGGGACCGGAGTACCTCGAACGCGTCCACCGCGCCCGGTGGCTGGAGGGCGAGGACATCTGCGACCGCAAGACCGTCGCCCGCCTCGCCGAGGAACTCGGGCTGCCCGCCGAGCGGATGGCCACCGCGGCCGACGACCCGGCGCTGCGGGAGCGGGAGGGGCTGCCGGCGCTGCTCACCCAGAGCCGGGACGGCGTCTTCGGCGTGCCCTTCTTCATCCTCGGGTACGAGAAGTTCTGGGGCCTGGACCGACTGCCGGCGTTCGTGGACGCGGTACGCGCCCGCAGCGGCACCCCGGCCGGCCCGGCCGAGCCGGAGAGCGGCGGCCCGGACTTCCTGACGGCCCGCGCGGGTGAGCAGGGTCATGCGGGGGGCTGCGGGTGA